Proteins encoded within one genomic window of Cucumis sativus cultivar 9930 chromosome 3, Cucumber_9930_V3, whole genome shotgun sequence:
- the LOC101222818 gene encoding EPIDERMAL PATTERNING FACTOR-like protein 3: MKGTYWCFIFILQLVCWVSAAARNFAPNPALPPHKQQGLIDSKQAVKGVKEEEFYRGMRKIGSSPPSCEHKCYGCIPCEAIQVPTTTNRRSHVGVQYTNYEPEGWKCKCGPSFYSP; the protein is encoded by the exons ATGAAAGGAACATACTggtgttttatatttattctgCAATTAGTCTGTTGGGTTTCTGCTGCAGCCAGGAATTTTGCTCCAAATCCTGCCCTCCCTCCTCATAAACAACAAG GTCTTATTGATTCAAAACAG GCTGTTAAAGGtgttaaagaagaagaattctATAGAGGTATGAGGAAAATAGGGTCAAGTCCACCCAGCTGTGAGCACAAGTGCTATGGATGCATTCCATGTGAAGCCATTCAAGTGCCTACAACCACCAACAGACGCAGCCACGTAGGGGTCCAATACACTAACTATGAACCCGAGGGATGGAAATGCAAGTGTGGCCCTTCCTTTTACAGCCCTTGA